The following proteins are encoded in a genomic region of Oryctolagus cuniculus chromosome 6, mOryCun1.1, whole genome shotgun sequence:
- the GPT gene encoding alanine aminotransferase 1 isoform X3: protein MWAEGEGADAGHHEPLCAEGGVRRARPHSAARLGAGAGAAPGCEEALHRGDPRQHRRCAGYGSETHHLPAPGAYSISSGIQLIREDVARYIERRDGGIPANPSNIFLSTGASDAIVTVLKLLVAGEGRTRTGVLIPIPQYPLYSAALAELNAVQVDYYLDEERAWALDVAELRRALRQARDRCCPRALCVINPGNPTGQVQTRECIEAVIRFAFEERLFLMADEVYQDNVYAEGSQFHSFKKVLAELGPPYATQQELASFHSASKGYMGECGFRGGYVEVVNMDPAVQQQMLKLMSVRLCPPVPGQALLDMVVSPPEPSDPSFAQFQAEKQAVLAELAAKAKLTEQVFNQAPGIRCNPVQGAMYSFPRMQLPPRAVQRAQELGVAPDMFFCLRLLEETGICVVPGSGFGQREGTYHFRMTILPPMDKLRLLLEKLSQFYAKFTREYS from the exons ATGTGGGCTGAAGGAGAAGGTGCTGACGCTGGACACCATGAACCCCTGTGTGCGGAAGGTGGAGTACGCCGTGCGCGGCCCCATAGTGCTGCGCGCCttggagctggagcaggagctgcGCCAG GGTGTGAAGAAGCCCTTCACCGAGGTGATCCGCGCCAACATCGGCGATGCGCAGGCTATGGGTCAGAAACCCATCACCTTCCTGCGCCAG GAGCCTACAGCATCAGCTCTGGCATCCAGCTGATCCGCGAGGACGTGGCCCGGTACATCGAGAGGCGCGATGGAGGCATCCCCGCCAACCCCAGCAACATCTTCCTGTCCACGGGCGCCAGCGACGCCATCGTG ACGGTGCTGAAGTTGCTGGTGGCCGGCGAGGGCCGCACGCGCACGGGCGTGCTCATCCCCATCCCGCAGTACCCGCTCTACTCGGCCGCGCTGGCCGAGCTGAACGCGGTGCAGGTGGACTACTATCTGGACGAGGAGCGAGCCTGGGCGCTCGACGTGGCCGAGCTGCGGCGCGCGCTGCGCCAGGCTCGTGACCGCTGCTGCCCGCGCGCGCTCTGCGTCATCAACCCTGGCAACCCCACCG ggcaggtgcagaccCGCGAATGCATCGAGGCGGTGATCCGCTTCGCCTTCGAGGAGCGGCTCTTCCTGATGGCTGATGAG GTGTACCAGGACAACGTGTATGCCGAGGGCTCGCAGTTCCACTCGTTCAAGAAGGTGCTGGCGGAGCTGGGGCCGCCGTACGCGACGCAGCAGGAGCTGGCCTCTTTCCACTCGGCCTCCAAGGGCTACATGGGCGA GTGCGGGTTCCGCGGTGGCTACGTCGAGGTGGTGAACATGGACCCCGCAGTCCAGCAGCAAATGCTGAAGCTCATGAGCGTGCGGCTGTGCCCCCCGGTGCCGGGCCAGGCCCTGCTGGACATGGTGGTCAGCCCGCCTGAGCCCTCCGACCCCTCCTTCGCGCAGTTCCAGGCG GAAAAGCAGGCGGTGCTGGCCGAGCTGGCGGCCAAGGCCAAGCTCACCGAGCAGGTCTTCAACCAGGCTCCGGGCATTCGCTGCAACCCGGTGCAGGGCGCCATGTACTCTTTCCCGCGCATGCAGCTGCCCCCGCGCGCCGTGCAGCGCGCCCAg GAGCTGGGCGTGGCCCCCGACATGTTCTTCTGCCTGCGCCTGCTGGAGGAGACCGGTATCTGCGTGGTGCCTGGGAGCGGCTTTGGGCAGCGGGAAGGCACCTACCACTTCCG GATGACCATCCTGCCCCCCATGGACAAGCTGCGGCTGCTGCTGGAGAAGCTGAGCCAGTTCTACGCCAAGTTCACCCGGGAGTACTCTTGA
- the GPT gene encoding alanine aminotransferase 1 isoform X2 has protein sequence MALRAGDQSKVARCGLKEKVLTLDTMNPCVRKVEYAVRGPIVLRALELEQELRQGVKKPFTEVIRANIGDAQAMGQKPITFLRQVLALCVNPDLLSSPDFPADAKRRAERILQACGGHSLGAYSISSGIQLIREDVARYIERRDGGIPANPSNIFLSTGASDAIVTVLKLLVAGEGRTRTGVLIPIPQYPLYSAALAELNAVQVDYYLDEERAWALDVAELRRALRQARDRCCPRALCVINPGNPTGQVQTRECIEAVIRFAFEERLFLMADEVYQDNVYAEGSQFHSFKKVLAELGPPYATQQELASFHSASKGYMGECGFRGGYVEVVNMDPAVQQQMLKLMSVRLCPPVPGQALLDMVVSPPEPSDPSFAQFQAEKQAVLAELAAKAKLTEQVFNQAPGIRCNPVQGAMYSFPRMQLPPRAVQRAQELGVAPDMFFCLRLLEETGICVVPGSGFGQREGTYHFRMTILPPMDKLRLLLEKLSQFYAKFTREYS, from the exons ATGGCCTTGAGAGCAGGTGACCAGAGCAAGGTCGCAAGATGTGGGCTGAAGGAGAAGGTGCTGACGCTGGACACCATGAACCCCTGTGTGCGGAAGGTGGAGTACGCCGTGCGCGGCCCCATAGTGCTGCGCGCCttggagctggagcaggagctgcGCCAG GGTGTGAAGAAGCCCTTCACCGAGGTGATCCGCGCCAACATCGGCGATGCGCAGGCTATGGGTCAGAAACCCATCACCTTCCTGCGCCAG GTGCTGGCCCTGTGTGTCAACCCCGACCTCCTGAGCAGCCCTGACTTCCCCGCTGACGCCAAGAGGAGGGCAGAGCGCATCCTGCAGGCGTGCGGGGGCCACAGCCTGG GAGCCTACAGCATCAGCTCTGGCATCCAGCTGATCCGCGAGGACGTGGCCCGGTACATCGAGAGGCGCGATGGAGGCATCCCCGCCAACCCCAGCAACATCTTCCTGTCCACGGGCGCCAGCGACGCCATCGTG ACGGTGCTGAAGTTGCTGGTGGCCGGCGAGGGCCGCACGCGCACGGGCGTGCTCATCCCCATCCCGCAGTACCCGCTCTACTCGGCCGCGCTGGCCGAGCTGAACGCGGTGCAGGTGGACTACTATCTGGACGAGGAGCGAGCCTGGGCGCTCGACGTGGCCGAGCTGCGGCGCGCGCTGCGCCAGGCTCGTGACCGCTGCTGCCCGCGCGCGCTCTGCGTCATCAACCCTGGCAACCCCACCG ggcaggtgcagaccCGCGAATGCATCGAGGCGGTGATCCGCTTCGCCTTCGAGGAGCGGCTCTTCCTGATGGCTGATGAG GTGTACCAGGACAACGTGTATGCCGAGGGCTCGCAGTTCCACTCGTTCAAGAAGGTGCTGGCGGAGCTGGGGCCGCCGTACGCGACGCAGCAGGAGCTGGCCTCTTTCCACTCGGCCTCCAAGGGCTACATGGGCGA GTGCGGGTTCCGCGGTGGCTACGTCGAGGTGGTGAACATGGACCCCGCAGTCCAGCAGCAAATGCTGAAGCTCATGAGCGTGCGGCTGTGCCCCCCGGTGCCGGGCCAGGCCCTGCTGGACATGGTGGTCAGCCCGCCTGAGCCCTCCGACCCCTCCTTCGCGCAGTTCCAGGCG GAAAAGCAGGCGGTGCTGGCCGAGCTGGCGGCCAAGGCCAAGCTCACCGAGCAGGTCTTCAACCAGGCTCCGGGCATTCGCTGCAACCCGGTGCAGGGCGCCATGTACTCTTTCCCGCGCATGCAGCTGCCCCCGCGCGCCGTGCAGCGCGCCCAg GAGCTGGGCGTGGCCCCCGACATGTTCTTCTGCCTGCGCCTGCTGGAGGAGACCGGTATCTGCGTGGTGCCTGGGAGCGGCTTTGGGCAGCGGGAAGGCACCTACCACTTCCG GATGACCATCCTGCCCCCCATGGACAAGCTGCGGCTGCTGCTGGAGAAGCTGAGCCAGTTCTACGCCAAGTTCACCCGGGAGTACTCTTGA
- the PPP1R16A gene encoding protein phosphatase 1 regulatory subunit 16A isoform X1: MAEHLELLAEMPLVGRMSTQERLKHAQKRRAQQVKMWAQAEKEAPGRKGPGEQPREETAGQGPRKRVLFPPSVALLEAAARNDLEEVQQLLSRGVSPDLANEDGLTALHQCCIDDFGEMVQQLLEAGADVNACDSECWTPLHAAATCGHLHLVELLIARGADLLAVNADGNMPYDLCEDERTLDCLETAMASRGITQEGIEEARAVPELRVLEDIRSLLRAGASLDGPVDHGATLLHVAAANGFSEAAALLLEHGASLHAQDRDGWEPLHAAAYWGQVHLVELLVAHGADLNAKSLLDETPLDVCGDEEVRAKLLELKHKHDALLRSQGRQRSLLRRRTSSAGSRGKVVRRVSLTQRTDMYRKEHAQEAVVWQQPAPPQDDEDRRADAELQPAPLEDNPEVLRPHNGRVGGSPGGHLYSKRLDRSVSYQLSPLENSTPEAPARDKAHHTLAELKRQRAAAKLQRPPAAGPEAPEAPEPPEHSPPADTESPHPDCGVGACGDPPLLRLTAPLEEAPVEKRPCCLLM, encoded by the exons ATGGCCGAGCACCTGGAGCTGCTGGCGGAGATGCCGCTGGTGGGCAGGATGAGCACCCAGGAGCGGCTGAAGCACGCCCAGAAGCGCCGAGCCCAGCAGGTGAAGATGTGGGCCCAGGCAGAGAAGGAGGCCCCGGGCAGGAAGGGGCCGGGGGAGCAGCCACGGGAAGAGACGGCCGGCCAGGGGCCCCGGAAGCGGGTCCTCTTCCCTCCCAGTGTGGCCCTGCTGGAGGCCGCTGCCCGGAATGACCTGGAGGAGG TCCAGCAGCTCCTCAGCCGCGGGGTCAGCCCTGACCTGGCCAACGAGGACGGCCTGACGGCGCTGCACCAG TGCTGCATCGACGACTTCGGCGAGATGGTGCAGCAGCTCCTGGAGGCGGGGGCCGACGTCAACGCCTGCGACAGCGAGTGCTGGACGCCCCTGCATGCCGCGGCCACCTGCGGCCACCTGCACCTGGTGGAGCTGCTCATCGCCCG TGGCGCCGATCTCCTGGCCGTCAACGCGGATGGGAACATGCCCTACGACCTGTGCGAAGACGAGCGGACGCTGGACTGCCTGGAGACTGCCATGGCCAGCCGTG GCATCACCCAGGAGGGCATTGAGGAGGCCCGGGCGGTGCCGGAGCTGCGGGTGCTGGAGGACATTCGGAGCTTGCTGCGGGCTGGGGCCAGCCTCGATGGGCCTGTGGACCATGGGGCCACGCTG CTGCACGTCGCGGCCGCCAACGGGTTCAGCGAGGCAGCCGCTCTGCTGTTGGAGCATGGAGCCAGCCTGCACGCCCAGGACCGCGACGGCTGGGAGCCACTGCACGCCGCGGCCTACTGGGGCCAG GTGCACCTGGTGGAGCTGCTTGTGGCGCACGGGGCCGACCTGAATGCGAAGTCCCTGCTGGATGAGACGCCCCTGG ACGTGTGCGGCGACGAGGAGGTGCGGGCCAAGCTGCTGGAGCTGAAGCACAAGCACGACGCCCTCCTGCGCTCCCAGGGCCGCCAGCGCTCCCTGCTGCGCCGGCGCACGTCCAGCGCAGGCAGCCGCGG GAAGGTGGTGAGGAGGGTGAGCCTCACGCAGCGCACCGACATGTACCGCAAGGAGCACGCGCAAGAGGCCGTGGTGTGGCAGCAGCCGGCGCCGCCGCAGGACGACGAGGACCGCCGGGCGGACGCTGAGCTCCAGCCAGCGCCCTTGGAG GACAACCCCGAGGTGCTCCGGCCACACAACGGCCGAGTAGGGGGCTCTCCAGGGGGCCACCTGTACTCCAAGCGGCTGGACCGGAGCGTCTCCTACCAGCTCAGCCCTCTGGAGAACAGCACGCCGGAGGCCCCGGCCCGGGACAAGGCCCACCACACCCTGGCAGAGCTGAAGCGCCAGCGAGCGGCCGCCAAGCTACAGCGTCCTCCAGCCGCCGGGCCCGAGGCCCCGGAGGCCCCGGAGCCCCCGGAGCACAGCCCGCCTGCTGACACTGAGAGCCCCCACCCCGACTGTGGCGTCGGGGCCTGCGGGGACCCGCCCCTGCTCAGGCTCACCGCCCCCTTGGAGGAGGCCCCTGTGGAGAAGAGGCCGTGCTGCCTGCTCATGTGA
- the PPP1R16A gene encoding protein phosphatase 1 regulatory subunit 16A isoform X2 translates to MPSRVPVQPAAPPLRPGLAPGPPTLVPHAAPWAGSPRHGRAPGAAGGDAAGGQDEHPGAAEARPEAPSPAVQQLLSRGVSPDLANEDGLTALHQCCIDDFGEMVQQLLEAGADVNACDSECWTPLHAAATCGHLHLVELLIARGADLLAVNADGNMPYDLCEDERTLDCLETAMASRGITQEGIEEARAVPELRVLEDIRSLLRAGASLDGPVDHGATLLHVAAANGFSEAAALLLEHGASLHAQDRDGWEPLHAAAYWGQVHLVELLVAHGADLNAKSLLDETPLDVCGDEEVRAKLLELKHKHDALLRSQGRQRSLLRRRTSSAGSRGKVVRRVSLTQRTDMYRKEHAQEAVVWQQPAPPQDDEDRRADAELQPAPLEDNPEVLRPHNGRVGGSPGGHLYSKRLDRSVSYQLSPLENSTPEAPARDKAHHTLAELKRQRAAAKLQRPPAAGPEAPEAPEPPEHSPPADTESPHPDCGVGACGDPPLLRLTAPLEEAPVEKRPCCLLM, encoded by the exons ATGCCCTCAAGGGTGCCCGTGCAGCCAGCTGCCCCACCCctcaggcctggcctggcccctgggccccCTACTTTGGTGCCCCACGCAGCCCCGTGGGCAGGCAGCCCGCGCCATGGCCGAGCACCTGGAGCTGCTGGCGGAGATGCCGCTGGTGGGCAGGATGAGCACCCAGGAGCGGCTGAAGCACGCCCAGAAGCGCCGAGCCCAGCAG TCCAGCAGCTCCTCAGCCGCGGGGTCAGCCCTGACCTGGCCAACGAGGACGGCCTGACGGCGCTGCACCAG TGCTGCATCGACGACTTCGGCGAGATGGTGCAGCAGCTCCTGGAGGCGGGGGCCGACGTCAACGCCTGCGACAGCGAGTGCTGGACGCCCCTGCATGCCGCGGCCACCTGCGGCCACCTGCACCTGGTGGAGCTGCTCATCGCCCG TGGCGCCGATCTCCTGGCCGTCAACGCGGATGGGAACATGCCCTACGACCTGTGCGAAGACGAGCGGACGCTGGACTGCCTGGAGACTGCCATGGCCAGCCGTG GCATCACCCAGGAGGGCATTGAGGAGGCCCGGGCGGTGCCGGAGCTGCGGGTGCTGGAGGACATTCGGAGCTTGCTGCGGGCTGGGGCCAGCCTCGATGGGCCTGTGGACCATGGGGCCACGCTG CTGCACGTCGCGGCCGCCAACGGGTTCAGCGAGGCAGCCGCTCTGCTGTTGGAGCATGGAGCCAGCCTGCACGCCCAGGACCGCGACGGCTGGGAGCCACTGCACGCCGCGGCCTACTGGGGCCAG GTGCACCTGGTGGAGCTGCTTGTGGCGCACGGGGCCGACCTGAATGCGAAGTCCCTGCTGGATGAGACGCCCCTGG ACGTGTGCGGCGACGAGGAGGTGCGGGCCAAGCTGCTGGAGCTGAAGCACAAGCACGACGCCCTCCTGCGCTCCCAGGGCCGCCAGCGCTCCCTGCTGCGCCGGCGCACGTCCAGCGCAGGCAGCCGCGG GAAGGTGGTGAGGAGGGTGAGCCTCACGCAGCGCACCGACATGTACCGCAAGGAGCACGCGCAAGAGGCCGTGGTGTGGCAGCAGCCGGCGCCGCCGCAGGACGACGAGGACCGCCGGGCGGACGCTGAGCTCCAGCCAGCGCCCTTGGAG GACAACCCCGAGGTGCTCCGGCCACACAACGGCCGAGTAGGGGGCTCTCCAGGGGGCCACCTGTACTCCAAGCGGCTGGACCGGAGCGTCTCCTACCAGCTCAGCCCTCTGGAGAACAGCACGCCGGAGGCCCCGGCCCGGGACAAGGCCCACCACACCCTGGCAGAGCTGAAGCGCCAGCGAGCGGCCGCCAAGCTACAGCGTCCTCCAGCCGCCGGGCCCGAGGCCCCGGAGGCCCCGGAGCCCCCGGAGCACAGCCCGCCTGCTGACACTGAGAGCCCCCACCCCGACTGTGGCGTCGGGGCCTGCGGGGACCCGCCCCTGCTCAGGCTCACCGCCCCCTTGGAGGAGGCCCCTGTGGAGAAGAGGCCGTGCTGCCTGCTCATGTGA
- the GPT gene encoding alanine aminotransferase 1 isoform X1, with protein sequence MGLPRGLGLGRALLGTMALRAGDQSKVARCGLKEKVLTLDTMNPCVRKVEYAVRGPIVLRALELEQELRQGVKKPFTEVIRANIGDAQAMGQKPITFLRQVLALCVNPDLLSSPDFPADAKRRAERILQACGGHSLGAYSISSGIQLIREDVARYIERRDGGIPANPSNIFLSTGASDAIVTVLKLLVAGEGRTRTGVLIPIPQYPLYSAALAELNAVQVDYYLDEERAWALDVAELRRALRQARDRCCPRALCVINPGNPTGQVQTRECIEAVIRFAFEERLFLMADEVYQDNVYAEGSQFHSFKKVLAELGPPYATQQELASFHSASKGYMGECGFRGGYVEVVNMDPAVQQQMLKLMSVRLCPPVPGQALLDMVVSPPEPSDPSFAQFQAEKQAVLAELAAKAKLTEQVFNQAPGIRCNPVQGAMYSFPRMQLPPRAVQRAQELGVAPDMFFCLRLLEETGICVVPGSGFGQREGTYHFRMTILPPMDKLRLLLEKLSQFYAKFTREYS encoded by the exons ATGGGGTTGCCAAGAGGACTAGGCCTCGGCCGGGCCCTGCTGGG AACCATGGCCTTGAGAGCAGGTGACCAGAGCAAGGTCGCAAGATGTGGGCTGAAGGAGAAGGTGCTGACGCTGGACACCATGAACCCCTGTGTGCGGAAGGTGGAGTACGCCGTGCGCGGCCCCATAGTGCTGCGCGCCttggagctggagcaggagctgcGCCAG GGTGTGAAGAAGCCCTTCACCGAGGTGATCCGCGCCAACATCGGCGATGCGCAGGCTATGGGTCAGAAACCCATCACCTTCCTGCGCCAG GTGCTGGCCCTGTGTGTCAACCCCGACCTCCTGAGCAGCCCTGACTTCCCCGCTGACGCCAAGAGGAGGGCAGAGCGCATCCTGCAGGCGTGCGGGGGCCACAGCCTGG GAGCCTACAGCATCAGCTCTGGCATCCAGCTGATCCGCGAGGACGTGGCCCGGTACATCGAGAGGCGCGATGGAGGCATCCCCGCCAACCCCAGCAACATCTTCCTGTCCACGGGCGCCAGCGACGCCATCGTG ACGGTGCTGAAGTTGCTGGTGGCCGGCGAGGGCCGCACGCGCACGGGCGTGCTCATCCCCATCCCGCAGTACCCGCTCTACTCGGCCGCGCTGGCCGAGCTGAACGCGGTGCAGGTGGACTACTATCTGGACGAGGAGCGAGCCTGGGCGCTCGACGTGGCCGAGCTGCGGCGCGCGCTGCGCCAGGCTCGTGACCGCTGCTGCCCGCGCGCGCTCTGCGTCATCAACCCTGGCAACCCCACCG ggcaggtgcagaccCGCGAATGCATCGAGGCGGTGATCCGCTTCGCCTTCGAGGAGCGGCTCTTCCTGATGGCTGATGAG GTGTACCAGGACAACGTGTATGCCGAGGGCTCGCAGTTCCACTCGTTCAAGAAGGTGCTGGCGGAGCTGGGGCCGCCGTACGCGACGCAGCAGGAGCTGGCCTCTTTCCACTCGGCCTCCAAGGGCTACATGGGCGA GTGCGGGTTCCGCGGTGGCTACGTCGAGGTGGTGAACATGGACCCCGCAGTCCAGCAGCAAATGCTGAAGCTCATGAGCGTGCGGCTGTGCCCCCCGGTGCCGGGCCAGGCCCTGCTGGACATGGTGGTCAGCCCGCCTGAGCCCTCCGACCCCTCCTTCGCGCAGTTCCAGGCG GAAAAGCAGGCGGTGCTGGCCGAGCTGGCGGCCAAGGCCAAGCTCACCGAGCAGGTCTTCAACCAGGCTCCGGGCATTCGCTGCAACCCGGTGCAGGGCGCCATGTACTCTTTCCCGCGCATGCAGCTGCCCCCGCGCGCCGTGCAGCGCGCCCAg GAGCTGGGCGTGGCCCCCGACATGTTCTTCTGCCTGCGCCTGCTGGAGGAGACCGGTATCTGCGTGGTGCCTGGGAGCGGCTTTGGGCAGCGGGAAGGCACCTACCACTTCCG GATGACCATCCTGCCCCCCATGGACAAGCTGCGGCTGCTGCTGGAGAAGCTGAGCCAGTTCTACGCCAAGTTCACCCGGGAGTACTCTTGA
- the MFSD3 gene encoding major facilitator superfamily domain-containing protein 3 — translation MRGKLLLLAGLYLVQGLPYGLQSGLLPILLRARGLSLTRVGLAKALYAPWLFKLAWAPLVDRRGSPRAWLALSTAALGLVCGLLAALPPAQDGQAAMPIPVAGLLLLLNLAAAVQDVALDTLAVQLLEPTELGPGNTVQVVAYKLGAALAGGGLLALLPTLSWPPLFLLLAATYWLAAALAWAAPAIRQRPPPPQLAEPHPLGKAPHLLQGLLAVPGTMWTAGFVSTYKLGEQGAGSLLPLLLLDRGASAPELGLWNGVGAVACSIAGSALAGALLARHWRPLPLLRSLLRLRLGGLACQTVLLFHLDSPDASVGPASVLRGAALLSLCLQHFLGGLVTTVTFTVMMRCSQRAPRALQATHYSLLATLELLGKLLLGALSGALADGLGLRLCFSLLLALSALPLLDLGLAPSTLA, via the exons ATGCGGGGGAAGCTGCTGCTTCTGGCCGGTCTCTACCTGGTGCAGGGCCTGCCCTACGGGCTCCAGTCCGGCCTGCTGCCCATCCTGCTGCGGGCCCGCGGCCTGTCGCTGACGCGCGTGGGGCTAGCCAAGGCACTGTACGCACCGTGGCTGTTCAAGCTGGCGTGGGCCCCGCTGGTGGACAGGCGGGGCTCCCCGCGGGCCTGGCTGGCGCTCAGCACGGCCGCCCTAGGCCTGGTGTGTGGGCTGCTGgctgccctgcctcctgcccaagACGGCCAGGCTGCGATGCCCATCCCTGTGGCCGGGCTGCTGCTGTTACTGAACCTGGCCGCGGCGGTGCAGGACGTGGCCCTGGACACACTGGCCGTGCAGCTCCTGGAGCCCACGGAGCTGGGGCCCGGCAACACCGTGCAGGTGGTCGCCTACAAGCTGGGGGCGGCACTGGCGGGGGGCGGGCTGCTCGCCCTCCTGCCCACGCTGTCCTGGCCGCCGCTCTTTCTGCTCCTGGCTGCCACCTACTGGCTGGCCGCTGCCCTGGCATGGGCAGCCCCAGCCATCCGCcagcggccgccgccgcctcagcTCGCAGAGCCACACCCCCTTGGGAAAGCCCCCCATCTCCTGCAGGGCTTGCTGGCTGTGCCTGGGACCATGTGGACGGCAGGTTTTGTGTCCACCTACAAGCTGG GCGAGCAGGGCGCCGGCAgcctgctgcccctcctcctgctggaCCGCGGCGCCTCCGCCCCCGAGCTGGGGCTCTGGAACGGCGTGGGCGCCGTGGCCTGCTCCAtcgctggctctgccctggccggGGCCCTGCTAGCCAGACACTG GCGGCCGCTGCCCCTGCTGAGGTCACTGCTGCGGCTCCGCCTCGGGGGCCTGGCCTGCCAGACCGTCCTGCTCTTCCACTtggactccccagatgccagcgtGGGCCCTGCCTCCGTCCTGAGAG gtgcaGCCTTGCTGAGTCTGTGCCTGCAGCACTTCCTGGGGGGCCTGGTCACCACCGTCACCTTCACCGTGATGATGCGCTGCAGTCAGCGGGCgcccagggccctgcag GCCACGCACTACAGCCTCCTGGCCACGCTGGAGCTGCTCGGGAAGCTGCTGCTGGGGGCCCTGTCTGGAGCCCTGGCCGACGGCCTGGGCCTGcggctctgcttctctctgctgctcGCACTgtcggccctgcccctgctggacCTTGGCCTGGCCCCCAGCACGCTGGCCTGA